From a region of the Colias croceus chromosome 14, ilColCroc2.1 genome:
- the LOC123697426 gene encoding insulin-like growth factor 1 receptor isoform X2, translating into MFINRLSLLHKLQNCTIILGDLKMTLLERTNRSHFRNVSFPNLKEVTGFVVMYRVFGLESVGELFPNLMRIRGNTLITDYALIINDMPKLREIGLSNLLKIDRGGVIIWTGPLTCYVDSVNWGVIAPNARHVLSAMDPYNSCKTIPCTCSTNASTNYCWNNRKCQRFLEGPEAEQCSPECIGCRRTDAKNCSLCRYFTYKGMCVPTCPDRTIVLTDSNYCVTIDECRHLDRWPWNNTCVSDCPENYVRFTNSGLVTCEPCDNCHKTCYNLTVQTLASIQAAAKCVYVKGSLTIHIRALPEAMNELRYYLRSIQEVSDYIEIRGSIVVTSLEFLPSLRRIRGDNLYNDKYSLVVHDMQNLQTLFLPNVTENLKVDKGTMSFYRNQMLCMNQIEKLIHAFPKTPSLLDIPQGLNGYSGSCDEVSLNLTIKVKNETAALAKFYPQAGANVHYTILYVKVPHGLHSIAVPEACSESDWNAVSIHTPVDYVVELELTSLDPATTYAICIEKYDPTHRHLARSSVEKFTTSVGKPKPPFIIELAASSSDVVVIRWVDHLDYLPYIVRYELDVMLIDIHNADVNSLDHCSNNIYDWEEDYSVHARVMRPPKNYDKSCESMCGMLSMVTIGAMVDEYFDVCHILRDCDFASERPRNMSVGSYVKSLALNLNGTRKDFQIGGLAPYRDYRFHLRACTRDECSQSARSVVKTLKSMNADIPTITFLSANELGYVSVKWDPPSAINGIVLSYTVEVSPAIKFNDYSSLLPHAVCVPGNITSLIIKSQIANKYIVRICTKTLANSYSCDEKKKVVVQTLVRTTWWLSGVLFGIFINVFSFIIGWRWKARSNVTDDVPLVDATSMYRNESEPPAIMMSDFAPIYSIPLRETRFD; encoded by the exons ATGTTCATAAATAGATTAAGTTTGCTACACAAACTGCAGAACTGTACTATAATATTGGGAGATTTGAAGATGACGTTATTGGAGAGGACAAACAGGAGCCATTTTAGGAATGTCAGCTTCCCAAATTTGAAGGAG GTCACAGGATTCGTAGTTATGTATAGAGTTTTTGGTCTGGAGTCAGTGGGAGAACTGTTTCCCAATCTCATGAGGATACGAGGCAACACACTTATTACAGACTACGCGCTTATCATCAATGATATGCCCAAACTGAGAGAG ATAGGTCTATCAAATCTGCTCAAAATTGACAGAGGTGGAGTAATCATCTGGACTGGTCCGTTGACCTGTTACGTAGATTCTGTCAATTGGGGCGTTATAGCACCCAACGCAAGGCATGTACTCAGTGCCATGGACCCGTATAATAGCTGCAAGACCATACCTTGTACGTGCTCTACTAATGCTTCTACGAACTATTGTTGGAATAACAG GAAATGTCAGCGTTTCCTCGAAGGACCCGAGGCGGAGCAGTGTAGCCCTGAATGTATCGGTTGCCGCAGAACCGACGCAAAGAATTGTTCCTTATGTCGATATTTCACGTACAAGGGGATGTGTGTGCCAACGTGCCCGGATAGAAC GATTGTCCTAACAGACAGTAATTACTGTGTGACAATAGATGAATGTAGACATTTGGACCGCTGGCCGTGGAACAATACATGTGTTTCCGATTGTCCAGAAAACTACGTCAGATTTACTAATTCGGGATTGGTGACCTGCGAGCCATGTGACAACTGCCATAAG ACTTGTTACAACTTAACGGTACAGACTTTAGCGTCGATCCAAGCAGCTGCTAAATGCGTCTACGTAAAAGGCTCTTTAACTATTCACATAAGAGCTTTACCAGAGGCGATGAACGAGCTCAGATATTATTTGAGGAGCATCCAAGAAGTATCGGACTATATAGAAATACGGGGCTCGATTGTTGTGACGTCTTTAGAGTTCCTTCCATCTTTAAGGCGTATTCGTGGAGATAATTtgtataatgataaatatagtttGGTAGTTCACGATATGCAAAATCTGCAAACTTTATTTCTTCCAAATGtaacagaaaatttaaaagtagaCAAAGGTACCATGTCGTTTTATAGAAATCAGATGCTCTGTATGAATCAAATTGAAAAACTGATCCATGCGTTTCCGAAAACGCCTAGTTTATTGGACATACCTCAAGGATTAAACGGTTATAGTGGTAGTTGTGATGAGGTTTCTCTAAATTTgacaataaaagtaaaaaatgagACTGCTGCCTTAGCTAAGTTTTACCCACAAGCTGGAGCAAATGTTcactatacaattttatacgtAAAAGTTCCTCATGGGTTACACAGTATAGCCGTCCCTGAAGCATGTAGTGAGTCAGACTGGAATGCCGTCAGTATACATACACCAGTTGATTATGTAGTGGAATTGGAATTGACATCACTCGATCCAGCCACAACATATGCtatttgtattgaaaaataCGACCCCACACACCGACACTTGGCAAGGAGTTCAGTAGAGAAATTTACAACATCAGTTGGAAAACCTAAACCGccttttattattgaattggCCGCTTCATCTTCTGACGTCGTCGTCATCCGATGGGTAGATCATTTAGACTATCTTCCATACATTGTTAGATATGAATTAGATGTAATGTTGATTGATATACACAATGCTGACGTTAATTCACTAGATCATtgctcaaataatatttacgatTGGGAAGAAGATTATTCAGTACATGCCAGAGTGATGAGACCTccaaaaaattatgataagaGCTGTGAATCTATGTGTGGGATGTTATCAATGGTTACTATTGGTGCGATGGTAGATGAGTATTTTGATGTGTGTCATATACTTCGCGATTGCGACTTTGCAAGTGAGAGACCAAGGAACATGTCAGTGGGCTCGTATGTTAAGAGTTtagctttaaatttaaatggcACAAGAAAAGATTTCCAGATAGGAGGATTGGCGCCGTACAGGGATTATCGTTTTCATTTGAGAGCGTGTACGAGGGATGAGTGCAGCCAATCTGCCCGGAGCGTTGTTAAAACTTTGAAGTCGATGAATGCTGATATTCCCACGATCACATTTCTCAGTGCAAATGAACTCGGCTATGTTTCTGTAAAATGGGACCCACCTAGTGCTATAAATGGTATAGTATTGTCTTACACAGTTGAAGTTTCCCCAgcaattaaatttaacgatTATAGTTCTCTCCTTCCACATGCCGTCTGCGTTCCTGGAAATATAACAAGTTTGATAATTAAGTCGCAAAttgctaataaatatattgtgcGAATATGCACTAAAACTCTCGCAAATAGTTACTCGTGTGATGAGAAGAAGAAAGTAGTTGTGCAAACGTTAGTCAGGACGACCTGGTGGCTATCAGGCGTTTTGTTTGGAatctttataaatgttttttcttttataattggCTGGCGATGGAAAGCCAGAAGTAATGTAACAGATGATGTTCCACTGGTGGATGCGACGTCTATGTATCGTAATGAAAGTGAACCGCCTGCTATAATGATGTCAGATTTTGCACCCATTTATAGTATACCCCTAAGAGAGACTCGATTTGATTAA
- the LOC123697426 gene encoding insulin-like growth factor 1 receptor isoform X1, with product MASAAVIWLTLCTLIGSSASLNGPYEYHGYCTNMFINRLSLLHKLQNCTIILGDLKMTLLERTNRSHFRNVSFPNLKEVTGFVVMYRVFGLESVGELFPNLMRIRGNTLITDYALIINDMPKLREIGLSNLLKIDRGGVIIWTGPLTCYVDSVNWGVIAPNARHVLSAMDPYNSCKTIPCTCSTNASTNYCWNNRKCQRFLEGPEAEQCSPECIGCRRTDAKNCSLCRYFTYKGMCVPTCPDRTIVLTDSNYCVTIDECRHLDRWPWNNTCVSDCPENYVRFTNSGLVTCEPCDNCHKTCYNLTVQTLASIQAAAKCVYVKGSLTIHIRALPEAMNELRYYLRSIQEVSDYIEIRGSIVVTSLEFLPSLRRIRGDNLYNDKYSLVVHDMQNLQTLFLPNVTENLKVDKGTMSFYRNQMLCMNQIEKLIHAFPKTPSLLDIPQGLNGYSGSCDEVSLNLTIKVKNETAALAKFYPQAGANVHYTILYVKVPHGLHSIAVPEACSESDWNAVSIHTPVDYVVELELTSLDPATTYAICIEKYDPTHRHLARSSVEKFTTSVGKPKPPFIIELAASSSDVVVIRWVDHLDYLPYIVRYELDVMLIDIHNADVNSLDHCSNNIYDWEEDYSVHARVMRPPKNYDKSCESMCGMLSMVTIGAMVDEYFDVCHILRDCDFASERPRNMSVGSYVKSLALNLNGTRKDFQIGGLAPYRDYRFHLRACTRDECSQSARSVVKTLKSMNADIPTITFLSANELGYVSVKWDPPSAINGIVLSYTVEVSPAIKFNDYSSLLPHAVCVPGNITSLIIKSQIANKYIVRICTKTLANSYSCDEKKKVVVQTLVRTTWWLSGVLFGIFINVFSFIIGWRWKARSNVTDDVPLVDATSMYRNESEPPAIMMSDFAPIYSIPLRETRFD from the exons ATGGCGTCGGCAGCGGTAATTtg GCTTACATTATGCACACTCATTGGATCCAGCGCTTCTTTAAACGGACCATACGAATACCATGGATATTGTACAAATATGTTCATAAATAGATTAAGTTTGCTACACAAACTGCAGAACTGTACTATAATATTGGGAGATTTGAAGATGACGTTATTGGAGAGGACAAACAGGAGCCATTTTAGGAATGTCAGCTTCCCAAATTTGAAGGAG GTCACAGGATTCGTAGTTATGTATAGAGTTTTTGGTCTGGAGTCAGTGGGAGAACTGTTTCCCAATCTCATGAGGATACGAGGCAACACACTTATTACAGACTACGCGCTTATCATCAATGATATGCCCAAACTGAGAGAG ATAGGTCTATCAAATCTGCTCAAAATTGACAGAGGTGGAGTAATCATCTGGACTGGTCCGTTGACCTGTTACGTAGATTCTGTCAATTGGGGCGTTATAGCACCCAACGCAAGGCATGTACTCAGTGCCATGGACCCGTATAATAGCTGCAAGACCATACCTTGTACGTGCTCTACTAATGCTTCTACGAACTATTGTTGGAATAACAG GAAATGTCAGCGTTTCCTCGAAGGACCCGAGGCGGAGCAGTGTAGCCCTGAATGTATCGGTTGCCGCAGAACCGACGCAAAGAATTGTTCCTTATGTCGATATTTCACGTACAAGGGGATGTGTGTGCCAACGTGCCCGGATAGAAC GATTGTCCTAACAGACAGTAATTACTGTGTGACAATAGATGAATGTAGACATTTGGACCGCTGGCCGTGGAACAATACATGTGTTTCCGATTGTCCAGAAAACTACGTCAGATTTACTAATTCGGGATTGGTGACCTGCGAGCCATGTGACAACTGCCATAAG ACTTGTTACAACTTAACGGTACAGACTTTAGCGTCGATCCAAGCAGCTGCTAAATGCGTCTACGTAAAAGGCTCTTTAACTATTCACATAAGAGCTTTACCAGAGGCGATGAACGAGCTCAGATATTATTTGAGGAGCATCCAAGAAGTATCGGACTATATAGAAATACGGGGCTCGATTGTTGTGACGTCTTTAGAGTTCCTTCCATCTTTAAGGCGTATTCGTGGAGATAATTtgtataatgataaatatagtttGGTAGTTCACGATATGCAAAATCTGCAAACTTTATTTCTTCCAAATGtaacagaaaatttaaaagtagaCAAAGGTACCATGTCGTTTTATAGAAATCAGATGCTCTGTATGAATCAAATTGAAAAACTGATCCATGCGTTTCCGAAAACGCCTAGTTTATTGGACATACCTCAAGGATTAAACGGTTATAGTGGTAGTTGTGATGAGGTTTCTCTAAATTTgacaataaaagtaaaaaatgagACTGCTGCCTTAGCTAAGTTTTACCCACAAGCTGGAGCAAATGTTcactatacaattttatacgtAAAAGTTCCTCATGGGTTACACAGTATAGCCGTCCCTGAAGCATGTAGTGAGTCAGACTGGAATGCCGTCAGTATACATACACCAGTTGATTATGTAGTGGAATTGGAATTGACATCACTCGATCCAGCCACAACATATGCtatttgtattgaaaaataCGACCCCACACACCGACACTTGGCAAGGAGTTCAGTAGAGAAATTTACAACATCAGTTGGAAAACCTAAACCGccttttattattgaattggCCGCTTCATCTTCTGACGTCGTCGTCATCCGATGGGTAGATCATTTAGACTATCTTCCATACATTGTTAGATATGAATTAGATGTAATGTTGATTGATATACACAATGCTGACGTTAATTCACTAGATCATtgctcaaataatatttacgatTGGGAAGAAGATTATTCAGTACATGCCAGAGTGATGAGACCTccaaaaaattatgataagaGCTGTGAATCTATGTGTGGGATGTTATCAATGGTTACTATTGGTGCGATGGTAGATGAGTATTTTGATGTGTGTCATATACTTCGCGATTGCGACTTTGCAAGTGAGAGACCAAGGAACATGTCAGTGGGCTCGTATGTTAAGAGTTtagctttaaatttaaatggcACAAGAAAAGATTTCCAGATAGGAGGATTGGCGCCGTACAGGGATTATCGTTTTCATTTGAGAGCGTGTACGAGGGATGAGTGCAGCCAATCTGCCCGGAGCGTTGTTAAAACTTTGAAGTCGATGAATGCTGATATTCCCACGATCACATTTCTCAGTGCAAATGAACTCGGCTATGTTTCTGTAAAATGGGACCCACCTAGTGCTATAAATGGTATAGTATTGTCTTACACAGTTGAAGTTTCCCCAgcaattaaatttaacgatTATAGTTCTCTCCTTCCACATGCCGTCTGCGTTCCTGGAAATATAACAAGTTTGATAATTAAGTCGCAAAttgctaataaatatattgtgcGAATATGCACTAAAACTCTCGCAAATAGTTACTCGTGTGATGAGAAGAAGAAAGTAGTTGTGCAAACGTTAGTCAGGACGACCTGGTGGCTATCAGGCGTTTTGTTTGGAatctttataaatgttttttcttttataattggCTGGCGATGGAAAGCCAGAAGTAATGTAACAGATGATGTTCCACTGGTGGATGCGACGTCTATGTATCGTAATGAAAGTGAACCGCCTGCTATAATGATGTCAGATTTTGCACCCATTTATAGTATACCCCTAAGAGAGACTCGATTTGATTAA